The Rhodoflexus caldus genome has a segment encoding these proteins:
- a CDS encoding N-acetylmuramoyl-L-alanine amidase — translation MQRRTANFIMVHCTASPQTWGWQALRDYFLKTLRWSREGYHVVIEPDGAVKRLVDNELPANGTRPFTDAFGTRFSNDNTIHIAWIGGIDRQGNAVMNMTEAQQVSLANVLHWYECNYPSAFFVGHNQVAAKMCPCFDARRFLPQIGVPASRIYRHDNFNINRFNIPKINNESSLRIH, via the coding sequence ATGCAACGCAGAACAGCTAATTTTATCATGGTACATTGCACTGCATCACCGCAAACTTGGGGCTGGCAGGCGCTTAGGGATTATTTCCTAAAAACCCTCCGATGGAGCAGGGAAGGTTATCACGTGGTTATTGAGCCGGACGGCGCAGTAAAGCGGCTGGTGGATAACGAGCTGCCGGCCAACGGTACGCGCCCTTTCACAGACGCTTTCGGCACGAGGTTCAGCAATGACAATACCATACACATTGCCTGGATTGGTGGCATAGACAGGCAGGGCAATGCTGTGATGAACATGACTGAAGCGCAGCAGGTAAGCCTTGCCAATGTACTGCACTGGTATGAGTGCAACTATCCAAGCGCCTTTTTTGTCGGCCACAATCAGGTAGCAGCCAAAATGTGCCCGTGCTTTGATGCACGCCGCTTTCTGCCGCAGATTGGTGTGCCTGCCAGCCGCATTTATCGCCACGATAACTTCAACATCAACCGTTTCAATATTCCTAAGATAAACAATGAGTCAAGCCTTAGAATACATTAA